One Halorientalis litorea DNA segment encodes these proteins:
- a CDS encoding acyl-CoA dehydrogenase family protein, whose product MTVSQSSEPGFVETEEDRLIKETAREIAADYDDEYWRDVANGRDPDEFWQDCADAGFLGATAPQEYGGEGMGITELTTIVEELVANGCMGADMLFIVNVVFGAVTLTNHGSEEQKKELLEPLIDGDLRFCMALTEPNAGHNAPNLDTFAEEQDDGTFHINGSKQWISGVDRADKMLLVARTRPKDEVPKRTQGITLFLADPHDDNIERRELDVGIPTPEKQFELSFDDYEASPDDIIGTRDMGLLQLFDTVNPERLVGSAGAIGIGRNAIERAVDYAQDRVVFDEPIGAHQAIQHPLAEAHSQLEAAKLLVQKASWLMDRTETTDDMKKTAEWSNMAKLRASEAGHEACDVALQTHGGNGFSRDYAVIEMWKGSRLGTVAPGSSQMMRNHIAEHTLDLPRSY is encoded by the coding sequence ATGACAGTCTCACAGTCATCCGAACCAGGGTTCGTGGAAACAGAGGAGGACCGTCTCATCAAGGAGACTGCGCGCGAGATAGCGGCCGACTACGACGACGAGTATTGGCGGGATGTCGCCAACGGCCGTGACCCGGACGAGTTCTGGCAGGACTGTGCGGACGCGGGGTTCCTTGGGGCGACCGCGCCCCAGGAGTACGGTGGCGAGGGGATGGGAATCACAGAGCTGACGACCATCGTCGAGGAACTCGTCGCCAACGGGTGTATGGGTGCAGACATGCTGTTCATCGTCAACGTCGTGTTCGGTGCGGTGACGCTGACGAACCACGGGAGCGAGGAACAGAAAAAGGAGTTGCTGGAGCCGCTCATCGACGGTGACTTGCGGTTCTGTATGGCACTGACCGAACCGAACGCGGGGCACAACGCGCCGAACCTCGACACGTTCGCCGAAGAACAGGACGACGGAACGTTCCACATCAACGGTTCGAAGCAGTGGATCAGCGGGGTCGACCGGGCGGACAAGATGCTGCTGGTTGCCCGGACGAGGCCGAAAGACGAGGTCCCGAAGCGAACGCAGGGGATTACCCTGTTCCTCGCGGACCCACACGACGACAACATCGAGCGTCGGGAACTCGACGTGGGGATTCCGACGCCCGAAAAGCAGTTCGAGCTCTCCTTCGACGACTACGAGGCGAGTCCGGACGACATCATCGGGACGCGGGACATGGGACTGCTCCAACTGTTCGACACCGTCAACCCCGAGCGGTTGGTCGGGTCGGCGGGTGCCATCGGTATCGGCCGGAACGCGATCGAACGCGCCGTCGACTACGCACAGGACCGTGTGGTGTTCGACGAACCCATCGGCGCGCACCAGGCCATCCAGCACCCGCTGGCGGAGGCACACTCTCAGCTGGAGGCGGCGAAACTGCTGGTCCAGAAGGCGTCGTGGTTGATGGACCGTACGGAGACGACCGATGACATGAAGAAGACGGCCGAGTGGTCGAACATGGCGAAACTCCGTGCCTCGGAGGCGGGCCACGAGGCCTGTGACGTCGCGCTCCAGACCCACGGCGGGAACGGCTTCAGCCGCGACTACGCGGTCATCGAGATGTGGAAGGGCAGTCGTCTCGGCACGGTGGCACCGGGGTCCTCGCAGATGATGCGGAACCACATCGCCGAGCACACGCTCGACCTGCCGCGCTCGTACTGA
- a CDS encoding GTP cyclohydrolase IIa: MDGALFERAQEAHQQCRESSPAVLARRYRPLVCVSPRSWTVSRLAHARIQDSLANRYPVTASISLAARSTPVEALGVASRRLQDAGSAQDSTRRNVLCGEPLAGADRTDDDVQIAHFDVNDATGKYTDQLNEFDTFIHIEQGYAELMRYLREAHHSLAFFVGGDNIIAVCSEMDATAYQDTVDHVGEAVGVNLKVGVGRARTAQSAGMTAKHELERCRVDGSQVELKWK; encoded by the coding sequence ATGGATGGTGCTCTATTTGAACGAGCGCAGGAGGCACATCAGCAGTGTCGAGAATCGTCTCCAGCTGTCCTCGCGAGGCGTTACAGACCCCTAGTGTGTGTCAGCCCCCGCTCGTGGACCGTTTCGAGGTTGGCCCACGCCCGTATTCAGGACTCGCTTGCTAACCGCTACCCGGTGACCGCAAGTATCAGCCTCGCAGCCCGGTCCACACCGGTTGAGGCACTCGGGGTCGCCTCCCGCCGCCTGCAGGATGCTGGGAGTGCACAGGACAGCACCCGGCGGAACGTTCTCTGCGGGGAACCCCTTGCCGGTGCCGACCGTACTGACGACGACGTACAAATAGCCCATTTCGACGTCAACGACGCGACCGGGAAGTACACCGACCAACTCAACGAATTCGATACGTTCATTCACATCGAACAGGGCTACGCGGAACTGATGCGATATCTGCGTGAGGCCCACCACTCGCTTGCCTTCTTTGTCGGCGGCGACAACATCATCGCTGTCTGTTCGGAGATGGACGCAACAGCATATCAGGACACCGTCGACCACGTCGGTGAGGCTGTCGGCGTCAATTTGAAAGTAGGCGTCGGGCGGGCACGTACAGCACAGTCGGCCGGTATGACCGCGAAACACGAACTCGAACGCTGTCGGGTCGACGGCTCTCAGGTCGAACTGAAATGGAAATGA
- a CDS encoding aldo/keto reductase, with the protein MPPALVQIEHHPYQPRTELVRFCHERGIHVIAHSPLSVPGLLAEPVLADITDETGLTPAGVVLAWNVTRGVVPIPSSTTTSRVVGNLAAAGRRLDAETCDRIDMLRRPDFER; encoded by the coding sequence GTGCCTCCTGCGCTCGTTCAAATAGAGCACCATCCATACCAGCCACGCACCGAGTTGGTCAGGTTCTGTCACGAGCGCGGAATCCACGTTATTGCACACTCACCGCTGTCGGTGCCCGGCCTACTTGCCGAACCCGTCCTGGCCGACATCACCGACGAAACAGGCCTCACGCCGGCCGGCGTCGTCCTCGCGTGGAACGTCACACGGGGCGTCGTCCCGATCCCATCGAGCACGACGACGTCACGCGTAGTCGGGAACCTCGCCGCCGCAGGTCGCCGTCTCGACGCCGAGACGTGCGACCGTATCGACATGCTCAGACGGCCGGATTTCGAGCGATGA
- a CDS encoding DUF7475 family protein → MATSETQRLSPDVASLDSLHWVGIVAALVSAAVHLLLGVRMLPSGMGISFVLAGLGFLGAVGLIVLNYRRRAVYAVGIPFTLVQILLWYYVNFVSLGKSFPADIGTLGAVDKIAQVVLIAVLVVLLR, encoded by the coding sequence ATGGCCACGAGCGAGACACAACGACTCTCGCCGGACGTAGCGTCACTCGACAGTCTGCACTGGGTGGGAATCGTCGCCGCACTCGTCTCCGCCGCCGTCCACCTCCTGCTCGGTGTGCGGATGCTCCCGTCGGGCATGGGAATCAGTTTCGTGCTCGCGGGACTCGGTTTTCTGGGCGCGGTCGGGCTGATCGTGCTAAACTACCGGCGGCGGGCCGTCTACGCCGTCGGTATCCCCTTCACACTCGTCCAGATACTGCTGTGGTACTACGTCAACTTCGTCTCGCTGGGAAAATCGTTCCCGGCCGACATCGGGACGCTGGGCGCGGTTGATAAGATCGCACAAGTGGTCCTCATCGCGGTGCTAGTTGTCCTGCTGCGATGA
- a CDS encoding CDP-alcohol phosphatidyltransferase family protein — MAGRHGDPSLGLRVGLPVVGALALTAVVGALFPADAMTRWTVHPAVVAGVCWAGQLWYAGRGLETVRPWRYVFGAANTLTLLRGGLYAVVAGFLVVPATTDLAWVPAVCYGTGVALDKLDGTVARTIGEQTPLGTRLDMAFDTFGFVVAPLVAVLWGRLPVWYLSIAAARYVYLGGIRWRRLRGRPVGERPDSDLSKYLAGIQMVFLTVALVPVVPSDILFAVAPALLVLSLAVFARDFLVVSGRLPREWFDG, encoded by the coding sequence ATGGCGGGCCGACATGGTGACCCATCCCTCGGGCTCCGGGTCGGCCTCCCCGTCGTCGGTGCACTGGCACTGACGGCCGTTGTCGGCGCGCTTTTCCCTGCCGACGCGATGACGCGCTGGACGGTCCACCCGGCCGTCGTCGCGGGCGTCTGTTGGGCGGGACAGCTCTGGTATGCTGGCCGCGGGCTGGAGACCGTTCGGCCGTGGCGGTACGTCTTCGGTGCGGCGAACACGCTGACGCTGCTCCGTGGCGGGCTCTACGCCGTCGTCGCCGGCTTCCTTGTCGTCCCGGCGACGACCGACCTCGCGTGGGTGCCGGCAGTGTGTTACGGCACCGGCGTGGCCCTTGACAAACTCGACGGCACTGTGGCCCGGACTATCGGGGAGCAGACCCCGCTTGGAACGCGACTGGACATGGCCTTCGACACGTTCGGCTTCGTCGTCGCGCCGCTGGTGGCGGTGCTATGGGGCCGCCTCCCTGTCTGGTACCTCTCGATTGCCGCCGCCCGGTACGTCTATCTCGGCGGGATACGCTGGCGACGACTCCGTGGCCGGCCTGTCGGTGAGCGCCCCGACAGCGACCTCAGTAAGTACCTCGCCGGCATCCAGATGGTGTTTCTCACTGTCGCACTCGTGCCCGTCGTTCCCAGCGACATCCTCTTCGCCGTCGCGCCCGCGCTCCTAGTGCTGTCGCTGGCCGTGTTCGCTCGCGATTTCCTCGTCGTCAGCGGCCGCCTCCCCCGCGAGTGGTTCGACGGGTAG
- a CDS encoding metal-dependent hydrolase, with protein MLFPTHLLAAAVVGRASRLAPLWLVVGSALPDVLDKPLATLGLTSLFHSVGHSVLLLVVIVPLALSGRAGLSAAVGWALHLALDAVHVVVNGRPGDAVFLLWPAVMPSDPLALPPGSFFLYYLWSPAFFVEVALWLAAAALAVRYWRAGTASHGTEWL; from the coding sequence ATGCTCTTTCCGACGCACCTGCTCGCGGCAGCGGTCGTCGGACGGGCGTCGAGACTTGCTCCGCTGTGGCTGGTCGTCGGCAGTGCCCTCCCCGATGTCCTCGACAAGCCACTGGCCACACTTGGACTCACATCGCTGTTTCACTCCGTCGGCCACTCGGTGCTGTTGCTCGTCGTGATTGTGCCGCTCGCGCTGTCGGGCCGGGCCGGACTGTCGGCTGCGGTCGGGTGGGCACTGCATCTCGCTCTCGACGCCGTTCACGTCGTCGTCAACGGGCGGCCCGGTGACGCCGTTTTTCTGCTGTGGCCCGCCGTTATGCCGAGCGACCCGCTCGCGCTCCCGCCAGGGTCGTTCTTTTTGTACTACCTCTGGAGCCCCGCGTTCTTCGTCGAAGTCGCGCTCTGGCTCGCTGCCGCCGCTTTGGCCGTCAGGTACTGGCGGGCCGGAACGGCATCTCACGGAACCGAGTGGCTATGA
- a CDS encoding phosphatase PAP2 family protein, producing MEHLFAELFDKVVRIETAIMDAIVAARSPLATKLLTSVTGLGSATAALCFVGVCYLADWDEAFRHSLVVLAISGVVVGTLMLTVQRTFPADPVCLTDEAETVATSFPSGHAAAVTVYTMAARKSEHIPFSVVTVLAVLVAVSRVYLGTHFASDTVAGVGIGIVTFLLAGAVLQRFDPIAAVQRVFEPDH from the coding sequence ATGGAGCATTTGTTCGCGGAGTTATTCGACAAAGTCGTCCGAATCGAGACGGCAATTATGGACGCTATCGTCGCCGCACGGAGCCCATTGGCGACGAAGCTGCTGACTTCGGTGACGGGGCTGGGGTCCGCTACAGCCGCGTTGTGTTTCGTCGGTGTCTGCTATCTGGCCGACTGGGACGAGGCGTTTCGCCACAGTCTCGTGGTGCTGGCAATCTCCGGTGTCGTCGTCGGAACGCTCATGCTGACGGTCCAGCGGACGTTCCCCGCCGACCCGGTCTGTCTGACCGACGAGGCCGAGACAGTCGCGACGTCGTTCCCGTCCGGCCACGCCGCCGCCGTCACGGTGTACACCATGGCCGCACGGAAAAGCGAACATATCCCATTCAGTGTTGTCACGGTACTAGCCGTGCTGGTCGCCGTCTCCCGTGTCTATCTGGGCACACATTTCGCTTCAGACACCGTCGCCGGGGTGGGAATCGGGATAGTTACCTTTCTGCTCGCCGGTGCCGTGCTGCAGCGATTCGACCCGATAGCGGCGGTCCAACGTGTCTTCGAACCTGACCACTGA